CGAGCGCAGCTTCAGCTGCACTGTCTGGCGCGTGAGCGCGAGAGGCACGTCCTGCGATTGCCGCCGTGTATCGCTGTCCATCCACAGACGACTGGCATTCCAGGAATTCCGCCAGTGGCAACTGAGCTCCGTTGCCGCCAAGCAGCGCTGCCCGCCGGAACAGCGCAGACCCGGTCGCGTCTGCAACACGGCGCCGCATCCGTTAGAATGAGATCCATTCTCATTTAATCCCGGGCGCACCCCTGCCCGGGTCCGGCGTCCAGGAGGTCATCGTGTCGGCCACGCAAGTCGCGCTTCAGCAGCAGGTGGAGCGCCTGTACACCGACCACCACGGCTGGCTACAGGGCTGGTTGCGGCGCAAGCTGGGCGACGGGTGCGTGGCGGCCGACCTGGCCCAGGACACCTTCATCAGCGTGATCGATGCCGGCGCGGCCGACCAGATCCGCGAGCCGCGGCCGTTCCTGGCCACCATCGCGCGGCGGCTGATGGCGCACCGCCAGCGGCGCAAGCTGCTGGAGGCCAGCTACCTGGAGATGCTGGCCACGTTGCCGGAAGAGCTGGCGCCTTCGCCGGAGCTGCACCTGCTGGCGCTGGAGGCGGTGCAGCAGCTGGACCAGGCGCTGGACGGCCTGCCGCCGAAAGTGAAGGAGGCCTTCCTGCTGGCGCACCTGCACGAGCTCAGCTACGCGCAGATCGCGCAGCGCCTGGGGGTGTCCAGCAGCTCGGTCAAGCAATACCTCACGCGCGCCAACCGGCAGTGCCTGTTCGCTGTGTCGGCCTGAGTGGTGGCACCGATGTCTGCGAGCAACGCCAGCACGCCGCGCACGCCCCTGGCCGGCGGGCAGCCGATCAGCGCAGAGGTGGCCGACCAGGCCGCCGAGTGGCTGACGGTGCTGATGTCCGGCACCGCCAGCGCGGCGCAATTACGTGACTGGGAACACTGGCGCGCCGC
The nucleotide sequence above comes from Xanthomonas campestris pv. campestris str. ATCC 33913. Encoded proteins:
- a CDS encoding sigma-70 family RNA polymerase sigma factor; protein product: MSATQVALQQQVERLYTDHHGWLQGWLRRKLGDGCVAADLAQDTFISVIDAGAADQIREPRPFLATIARRLMAHRQRRKLLEASYLEMLATLPEELAPSPELHLLALEAVQQLDQALDGLPPKVKEAFLLAHLHELSYAQIAQRLGVSSSSVKQYLTRANRQCLFAVSA